From one Bacteroides intestinalis DSM 17393 genomic stretch:
- a CDS encoding ATP-binding protein, producing MLKRKIETYLAKWKESKDRKPLVIKGIRQCGKTYIVQKFARENYESVVYMNFILEPDKKSAFTGNIDVDTIILNLSALIQGSRFIEGKTCIILDEIQECKEARTALKSFHIDGRFDVIATGSLLGVKGYGKSRKKNEEEGQDSVPVGYETVIDMYPLDFEEFLWANGIGKAVIDSVKLCFESEKVVPDGIHKAMMELLYRYVVVGGLPEVVNCFLETKNIELIYKAQRNLIAEYEEDMVKYADDADKPNIRECFESIPKQLAKENKKFQYSIVKKGGRASQYIGSIQWLEDAGIVRRCYNTQITELPLEGNSVKECFKVYTTDIGVLMAMLDYGTQADILKGNLLGYKGAIFENLMADFLCKSGQKLYYFHKDSGLELDFLVRFKGECVILEVKAKSGKAKSMTTVLKNKDVYHVKNAIKLGQYNVGREGDILTIPLYMGFLVEDKLTDVIIPDVDLSLLTV from the coding sequence ATGCTCAAAAGGAAAATAGAAACATATTTAGCTAAATGGAAAGAGTCCAAGGACAGAAAGCCCCTTGTGATAAAAGGTATCCGCCAATGTGGAAAGACATACATTGTCCAGAAGTTCGCAAGAGAGAATTATGAGAGTGTAGTCTATATGAACTTCATACTTGAACCGGATAAGAAGTCCGCTTTTACGGGTAATATAGATGTCGATACCATTATTCTCAACCTATCTGCTTTGATACAAGGTAGTCGTTTCATTGAGGGGAAAACTTGTATTATCCTTGATGAGATTCAGGAGTGCAAGGAAGCAAGGACTGCCTTGAAGTCATTCCATATAGACGGACGTTTCGATGTTATTGCTACGGGTTCTCTTTTGGGAGTGAAAGGCTACGGCAAAAGCAGAAAGAAAAACGAAGAGGAAGGACAAGATTCGGTTCCAGTCGGATATGAAACCGTGATAGATATGTATCCGTTGGACTTTGAGGAATTTCTATGGGCAAATGGAATCGGTAAGGCGGTCATTGATTCTGTCAAATTATGCTTTGAGAGCGAAAAGGTTGTTCCCGATGGAATTCACAAGGCAATGATGGAGTTGCTGTATAGATATGTCGTTGTCGGAGGTCTGCCGGAGGTGGTGAACTGTTTCCTTGAAACCAAGAATATCGAACTTATCTATAAGGCGCAACGCAATCTTATTGCCGAATACGAAGAGGATATGGTTAAATATGCGGATGATGCGGACAAGCCTAACATTCGTGAATGTTTTGAATCTATTCCGAAACAATTAGCCAAAGAGAACAAGAAATTTCAATATTCCATCGTCAAGAAAGGTGGAAGGGCTTCGCAATACATCGGTAGCATCCAATGGTTGGAGGATGCCGGGATAGTCCGTAGATGCTATAACACGCAGATTACAGAACTGCCTTTAGAAGGCAATTCCGTCAAAGAGTGTTTCAAGGTATATACCACTGACATAGGTGTTTTAATGGCAATGCTCGATTATGGAACACAGGCAGATATTTTGAAGGGTAATCTTCTTGGATACAAGGGGGCTATTTTTGAGAATCTGATGGCTGATTTCTTATGCAAGTCCGGGCAAAAACTATACTACTTCCATAAGGATAGCGGGCTTGAACTGGACTTCTTGGTGAGATTCAAAGGAGAATGCGTTATTCTTGAAGTCAAGGCAAAGTCGGGAAAGGCAAAAAGTATGACTACGGTTCTGAAGAACAAGGATGTGTATCATGTCAAGAATGCAATCAAGTTAGGACAATATAATGTAGGACGTGAGGGGGATATACTCACCATTCCGCTTTATATGGGATTCCTTGTTGAAGATAAGCTTACGGATGTTATCATTCCCGATGTTGATTTGAGTTTATTGACAGTTTGA
- a CDS encoding TrmH family RNA methyltransferase: MPIIEISSLSHPGIEVFSTLTEAQLRNRIEPDKGLFIAESPKVIRVALDAGYEPLALLCEQKHITGDAADIISRCGDVPVYTGGRELLATLTGYVLTRGVLCAMRRPAPRTVEDTCRDARRIVVIDGVVDTTNIGAIFRSAAALGMDAVLLTRNSCDPLNRRAVRVSMGSVFLVPWTWLDGTLSDLARHGFRTAAMALTDNSISIADPVLTSEPRLAIVMGTEGEGLPPDTIAAADYVVRIPMAHGVDSLNVAVAAAVAFWQLRIMD, encoded by the coding sequence ATGCCCATTATTGAAATATCCTCCTTGTCGCACCCCGGAATCGAGGTGTTCTCCACCCTCACCGAGGCCCAGTTGCGCAACCGCATCGAGCCCGATAAAGGCCTGTTCATAGCCGAAAGCCCGAAAGTGATCCGTGTAGCATTGGATGCCGGATATGAACCTCTGGCCCTCTTGTGCGAGCAAAAACATATCACCGGTGATGCCGCCGACATCATCAGTCGTTGCGGCGACGTGCCCGTCTATACGGGCGGGCGGGAGTTGCTCGCTACGCTGACGGGCTATGTCCTGACGCGCGGAGTGTTGTGTGCCATGCGTCGCCCCGCGCCCCGCACGGTGGAAGACACATGTCGGGATGCCCGGCGCATCGTCGTCATCGACGGTGTGGTGGACACTACGAATATTGGTGCCATTTTTCGTTCGGCGGCCGCTCTCGGGATGGATGCCGTGTTGCTGACGCGTAACTCTTGCGATCCGTTGAACCGTCGTGCGGTCAGGGTGTCCATGGGTTCGGTTTTTTTGGTTCCCTGGACGTGGCTGGACGGCACTCTCAGTGATCTGGCCCGCCACGGCTTCCGCACCGCCGCCATGGCACTTACGGACAATTCTATCTCCATTGCCGATCCTGTCTTGACGTCCGAACCCCGGCTAGCCATTGTGATGGGAACGGAGGGAGAGGGGCTTCCACCCGATACGATTGCCGCGGCGGACTATGTAGTCCGTATCCCGATGGCGCATGGGGTCGATTCGCTCAATGTGGCGGTGGCGGCGGCCGTGGCGTTTTGGCAACTTAGGATTATGGATTAA
- a CDS encoding alcohol dehydrogenase, with amino-acid sequence MLAYTYIEHGKFELIEKPKPGLKDPRDAIVRVTLGSICTSDLHIKHGSVPRALPGTTVGHEMVGIVEQVGADVTSIRPGDRVTVNVETFCGECFFCRHGYVNNCTDANGGWALGCRIDGGQAEYVRVPYADQGLNRIPDAVSDEQALFVGDVLATGFWAARISEITEKDTVLIIGAGPTGICTLLCVMLKHPRRIIVCEKSPERIRLVRKHYPDVQVVEPEDCREIVLRSSDHGGADVVLEVAGTDDTFRLAWECARPNAIVTVVALYDHPQVLPLPDMYGKNLIFKTGGVDGCDCAEILRLIEEGKIDTTPLITHRFPLNEIEEAYRIYENKLDGVMKVAVSERERKE; translated from the coding sequence ATGCTTGCATATACCTATATTGAACACGGAAAATTTGAACTTATAGAAAAACCGAAACCCGGGTTGAAAGACCCCCGAGACGCCATTGTCCGCGTGACGCTCGGTAGCATCTGCACCAGCGATTTGCACATCAAGCACGGTAGCGTGCCGCGTGCCTTGCCCGGAACCACGGTGGGGCACGAAATGGTAGGCATCGTGGAGCAAGTGGGCGCGGACGTCACTTCCATCAGGCCCGGCGACAGGGTTACGGTGAACGTAGAAACCTTTTGTGGAGAATGCTTCTTTTGCCGACACGGATATGTGAACAATTGCACCGATGCCAATGGTGGTTGGGCACTGGGTTGCCGCATCGACGGAGGTCAGGCCGAGTACGTCCGCGTGCCTTATGCCGACCAGGGACTGAACCGTATTCCGGATGCGGTGAGCGACGAACAAGCGCTCTTTGTGGGCGACGTGCTTGCCACGGGCTTTTGGGCGGCTCGCATATCGGAGATTACCGAAAAGGATACGGTGCTCATCATCGGCGCCGGCCCTACCGGAATCTGCACCCTGCTTTGCGTGATGCTCAAGCACCCCCGCCGCATCATTGTTTGCGAGAAATCTCCTGAAAGAATACGCCTTGTGCGTAAACATTATCCGGACGTACAGGTGGTGGAACCGGAGGATTGCCGGGAGATTGTGTTGCGGAGTAGCGATCATGGCGGAGCCGACGTCGTGCTCGAAGTGGCAGGAACCGACGACACCTTCCGTCTGGCGTGGGAGTGTGCACGCCCCAATGCCATCGTCACCGTGGTGGCCCTCTACGATCATCCCCAGGTGCTTCCCTTGCCCGATATGTACGGAAAAAACCTGATCTTCAAGACCGGTGGCGTGGACGGGTGCGATTGCGCCGAGATACTTCGCCTGATCGAAGAAGGCAAGATAGACACCACGCCGCTTATCACACACCGCTTCCCGTTGAATGAGATTGAGGAGGCTTACCGGATTTATGAAAATAAACTGGACGGGGTGATGAAAGTTGCGGTGTCTGAAAGAGAAAGAAAGGAATAA
- a CDS encoding DUF3352 domain-containing protein has protein sequence MIENELDNGPQELPVESVKKNNTRTLVKRTLAIAGLALVVYFLYSIVHLFVSPDRNIQQIYLVPEDAAFIIQSSAPIDDWAKFSGSATWQCLKRAKAFEDVTRNVETLDTVVRSNKMLLSLVGKRDMLISIHKVRARDWDFLIVLDMQKASKMDLLKDQLETVLTMAGSSVTNRMHNGINILEMRDPDTRDIFYCAFVDNHFVGSYTSKLVESAIDSRNKPKIGLDHSFIEAEKLVSGKGLVRVFINYARLPQFLNIYLGTGNEYIDMFSNSMDFAGLYFNTDHKRMEVKGYTLRKDTVDPYIMALLNSGKHRMKAHEILSSRTALYTNIGFSNPVTFVKELENALAVHDPQWCESYRSSRKKIESLFDISLEENFLSWMSGEFAITQSEPGLLGHDPELILAIGTKSIKDARKNMEFIEKKLRRRTPLRIKTVDYKGFEINYVEMKGFFRLFFGGLFDKFEKPYYTYVDDYVVFSNKASSLLSFIEDYDQKNLLKDNPGFKNAFSYLNSSSTVFLYTDVHKFYYQLKPMMNAVTWGEIQSDKDIVYSFPYWTMQITGDGQSASLQCVMDYKLYQPEEEAVAVVVDDEADEVMNEDAETEKEQMSELQRFYVEKFEGNVLREFYPEGALKSEAEVKDGKRHGRYREYYENGKLKLRGKYGDNIPKGTWKYYTEEGEFERKEKY, from the coding sequence ATGATCGAAAATGAATTGGACAACGGGCCACAAGAACTACCCGTTGAATCCGTTAAGAAGAACAATACCCGGACCCTCGTAAAAAGAACACTTGCGATTGCCGGTTTAGCCTTGGTTGTATATTTTTTGTACTCCATTGTTCACCTGTTTGTTTCGCCCGACCGCAACATTCAGCAAATCTACCTGGTGCCCGAAGACGCGGCATTTATCATCCAGTCCTCGGCGCCCATCGACGATTGGGCAAAGTTCAGCGGAAGCGCAACCTGGCAATGCCTGAAGCGGGCGAAAGCCTTCGAGGACGTCACCCGGAATGTGGAAACGCTCGACACTGTGGTCCGAAGCAATAAAATGTTGTTATCGCTTGTGGGCAAACGGGATATGCTCATCTCGATCCATAAGGTCCGTGCCCGCGATTGGGATTTCCTGATTGTGCTGGACATGCAAAAGGCCTCCAAGATGGACTTGTTGAAGGATCAGCTTGAAACGGTGCTCACCATGGCGGGCAGTTCCGTAACCAACCGGATGCACAACGGGATTAACATCCTCGAAATGCGCGATCCGGATACACGCGATATTTTTTATTGCGCCTTCGTGGACAACCATTTCGTAGGTTCCTATACCTCCAAACTTGTAGAATCGGCCATCGACTCACGCAACAAGCCCAAAATCGGTCTCGATCATTCTTTTATCGAAGCCGAAAAACTGGTGTCCGGCAAAGGACTTGTCCGCGTTTTTATCAATTATGCACGCCTGCCCCAATTCCTGAATATTTATCTGGGAACCGGGAACGAGTACATCGATATGTTCAGCAATTCCATGGATTTTGCCGGACTCTATTTCAATACCGACCACAAACGGATGGAGGTGAAAGGATATACCTTGCGGAAAGACACCGTCGATCCGTACATCATGGCCTTGCTGAACTCGGGTAAGCACCGGATGAAAGCACACGAAATCCTGTCCAGCCGGACGGCACTCTATACCAACATCGGTTTCAGCAATCCGGTGACTTTTGTAAAGGAACTGGAGAATGCACTCGCGGTCCACGATCCGCAATGGTGCGAATCTTATAGGAGTTCCCGGAAGAAGATTGAAAGCCTGTTCGACATCTCTCTGGAAGAAAACTTCCTGAGCTGGATGTCGGGAGAATTTGCCATCACCCAATCCGAACCGGGGCTGTTGGGGCACGATCCGGAACTGATTCTGGCCATCGGCACCAAAAGCATCAAGGACGCCCGTAAGAATATGGAGTTTATAGAAAAAAAGCTCAGGCGGCGCACCCCGCTCCGGATAAAGACGGTTGATTATAAGGGATTTGAAATCAACTATGTGGAAATGAAAGGCTTCTTTCGTTTGTTCTTTGGAGGGCTGTTCGACAAGTTCGAAAAACCCTATTACACGTACGTGGACGATTATGTGGTGTTTAGCAACAAAGCCTCGTCTCTGCTCTCATTTATAGAAGATTACGATCAGAAGAACCTGTTGAAGGATAATCCGGGCTTTAAAAATGCCTTCTCGTACCTGAATTCGAGTTCTACCGTTTTCTTATATACGGATGTGCATAAGTTTTATTACCAGTTGAAGCCTATGATGAATGCCGTTACGTGGGGAGAGATACAATCGGACAAGGACATTGTCTACTCATTTCCCTATTGGACCATGCAGATTACGGGAGACGGCCAGTCCGCCTCGTTGCAATGCGTGATGGACTATAAACTTTATCAACCGGAAGAAGAGGCCGTAGCGGTGGTAGTGGACGATGAAGCCGACGAAGTAATGAACGAAGATGCCGAAACGGAGAAGGAGCAAATGAGTGAGTTGCAACGTTTCTATGTTGAGAAATTTGAGGGCAACGTCTTGCGGGAGTTTTATCCCGAAGGAGCGCTGAAGAGTGAAGCGGAAGTGAAGGATGGAAAGCGCCACGGACGCTATCGCGAATATTATGAGAACGGCAAACTGAAACTCCGCGGAAAATACGGAGATAACATACCCAAGGGCACATGGAAGTACTATACGGAGGAGGGAGAGTTTGAACGGAAAGAGAAGTATTAA
- a CDS encoding Cof-type HAD-IIB family hydrolase: MKYKLLVLDVDGTLLDSEKKISKRTLAALLKVQQMGVRIVLASGRPTYGLMPIAKTLELGNYGGFILSYNGGQIINAQSGELLFERRINPEMLPYLEKKSRKNGFAIFTYHEDTIITDSPENEHIRREAELNGLKIIAETEFSIAVDFAPCKCMLVSDDEEALVGLEDHWRRRLNGALDVFRSEPYFLEVVPCSIDKSNTLGALLEKLGINSEEVIAIGDGVCDVSMIQSAGLGIAMGNAQDSVKVCADRITASNDEDGVAEAVEKAILAEIRPADVPLEQLNQRARHALMGNLGIQYTYASEDRVEATMPVDERTRQPFGILHGGASLALAETVAGLGSMILCKPDEIVVGMQVSGNHISSAHEGDTVRAVATIVHKGRSSHVWNVDVFTSTAKLVSSVRVVNSILKKG, from the coding sequence ATGAAATACAAATTATTAGTTCTTGATGTGGACGGAACCCTGCTCGATAGTGAAAAGAAAATCAGTAAGCGCACGCTGGCCGCCTTGTTGAAGGTGCAACAGATGGGCGTGCGTATCGTGTTGGCTTCCGGCAGACCGACGTATGGCCTGATGCCTATTGCCAAAACTCTGGAACTGGGCAATTACGGAGGCTTCATCCTCTCCTACAATGGCGGGCAAATTATCAATGCGCAAAGTGGCGAACTACTCTTTGAGCGTAGGATAAACCCCGAAATGCTGCCCTATCTTGAAAAGAAATCCCGTAAGAACGGGTTTGCTATTTTTACGTATCACGAAGATACCATTATCACCGACTCGCCTGAAAACGAGCACATACGCCGCGAAGCCGAGCTGAATGGCTTGAAGATAATTGCCGAAACCGAATTCTCGATAGCGGTGGACTTTGCCCCTTGCAAGTGCATGCTGGTAAGCGATGACGAAGAAGCCCTCGTGGGACTGGAAGACCACTGGCGCCGGAGGTTGAACGGAGCGCTGGATGTATTTCGTTCGGAACCTTATTTCCTAGAAGTGGTGCCCTGCTCCATTGATAAATCCAATACGCTGGGCGCCTTGCTTGAGAAGTTAGGTATCAACTCTGAAGAAGTCATCGCCATCGGCGACGGAGTTTGCGATGTCTCCATGATACAATCCGCCGGACTGGGTATCGCTATGGGAAACGCACAAGACTCGGTGAAGGTCTGTGCCGACCGCATCACCGCCTCCAACGATGAAGACGGCGTGGCCGAAGCCGTGGAGAAAGCGATACTTGCCGAAATCCGCCCCGCCGACGTGCCCCTGGAGCAACTCAACCAGCGTGCCCGCCATGCATTGATGGGAAATCTGGGCATACAATACACTTACGCCTCCGAAGATAGGGTAGAGGCCACCATGCCCGTGGACGAACGTACGCGCCAACCTTTCGGCATCCTGCACGGAGGTGCCAGCCTAGCATTGGCCGAAACCGTGGCCGGACTGGGTTCCATGATACTTTGCAAGCCGGACGAAATAGTGGTCGGCATGCAGGTCAGCGGAAACCATATCTCCTCCGCCCATGAGGGGGATACGGTAAGGGCTGTTGCAACTATCGTGCATAAAGGCCGCTCCTCGCATGTGTGGAATGTGGATGTGTTTACTTCCACGGCCAAGCTGGTGTCTTCGGTGCGTGTAGTCAATAGCATACTGAAAAAGGGATGA
- a CDS encoding type II toxin-antitoxin system HicA family toxin — translation MKTSELKRVLSANGCYFVSHGGRHDQWFSPITGKTFVVPRHDSQEIPKGTEKSIRKKAGV, via the coding sequence ATGAAAACATCAGAACTGAAAAGGGTGCTAAGTGCAAACGGCTGTTATTTTGTCAGTCATGGAGGTAGGCACGACCAGTGGTTTTCACCTATAACAGGTAAAACCTTTGTAGTTCCACGACATGATAGCCAAGAAATACCCAAAGGCACAGAAAAAAGTATCAGGAAGAAAGCAGGGGTATAA
- a CDS encoding smalltalk protein, with amino-acid sequence MKKSVWKKILKVVMAIVSAALGALGGGAMK; translated from the coding sequence ATGAAGAAGTCTGTTTGGAAGAAAATCCTGAAAGTGGTGATGGCTATTGTTTCGGCCGCACTGGGAGCACTGGGAGGCGGTGCGATGAAATGA
- a CDS encoding HU family DNA-binding protein, whose protein sequence is MSILYKKVWRFLNPLDKKSIKKVYPVITYKYGVAMDLKQIAKKISRLSGVSEGVVNSVLKDFRTELKEELLLGRSVNIDGLGYFYLAAHSKGTETVEAFTANDITGLRVCFRANKEIRITASGSTRSEGLSLKDVDRINDELPTEEGGSSSGDGGIEENPLG, encoded by the coding sequence ATGAGTATTTTGTACAAGAAGGTTTGGCGATTCCTGAATCCGCTGGACAAGAAGTCGATAAAGAAGGTATATCCGGTAATCACCTATAAGTATGGTGTGGCGATGGATCTGAAGCAGATTGCGAAAAAGATCAGCCGACTTTCCGGTGTGAGTGAAGGTGTGGTGAACTCTGTGTTGAAAGATTTCCGCACGGAGTTGAAAGAAGAACTGCTTCTGGGGCGGTCGGTAAACATTGACGGACTGGGATATTTTTATCTTGCCGCCCATAGCAAGGGCACAGAAACGGTGGAGGCGTTTACGGCGAATGATATCACAGGTTTGCGCGTTTGCTTTCGTGCCAATAAGGAAATCCGTATTACGGCTAGTGGAAGTACACGTTCCGAAGGACTTAGCCTCAAAGATGTGGACCGCATCAATGATGAACTTCCGACTGAAGAAGGCGGTTCGTCGTCAGGTGACGGAGGAATAGAAGAAAATCCACTGGGATAG